From Oncorhynchus nerka isolate Pitt River linkage group LG1, Oner_Uvic_2.0, whole genome shotgun sequence, the proteins below share one genomic window:
- the acod1 gene encoding cis-aconitate decarboxylase, with translation MLRKVSHHSVTESFGAAISSLNAVHLTDTVIHRSKRMMLDTLGVGLLGTSTAVFSKALQYSQFFKSVERSSVWGRSGMTLPPQYAAFVNGIAVHSMDFDDTWHPATHPSGAVLPAILALAETLPTQTSGLDLLLAFNAGIEVQGQLMRFSKEAHNIPRRFHPPAVVGVMGSAAASAKLLALSPAQCVHSLAIAASSAGAPMANAATQTKPLHTGNAARRGLEAAKLALLGLEGSQAILDLESGFGVFYSDYSPSEIPGTNGGCGGGFRWVLEEQDVAIKRFPAHLGMHWVVDAALEARAKLGASGEPDLCKVQKVVLRVPPSRYIDCPFPAMEHQARHSFQFNACSALLDNQVSVNSFSGPQIDRPALRELLAKVRVENPQDNHPSFDKMYCEVTVEMEHGESVTARCDTFYGHWRKPLTQEDLVGKFEANASTVLSQEAVESVVDIIGNIEKCPDCTVLRSYLQMSRPTTHLFREHIG, from the exons ATGCTACGCAAGGTTTCCCATCAT AGTGTCACAGAGAGTTTTGGTGCGGCCATCTCCAGCCTCAACGCAGTTCACCTGACAGATACTGTGATCCACAGGAGTAAGAGGATGATGCTGGACACATTGGGAGTGGGGCTCTTGGGGACCAGTACAGCGGTCTTCAGCAAGGCTCTCCAGTACAGCCAG TTCTTCAAATCAGTGGAGAGGAGCAGTGTGTGGGGAAGATCAGGGATGACACTGCCACCCCAGTATGCTGCCTTCGTCAACGGCATAGCG GTGCACTCTATGGACTTTGATGATACGTGGCACCCTGCAACCCACCCCTCTGGGGCGGTGCTCCCTGCCATCCTGGCCCTGGCAGAGACTCTGCCCACCCAGACATCTGGCCTGGACCTGCTGCTGGCCTTCAACGCAGGCATCGAGGTGCAGGGGCAACTCATGAGGTTCTCCAAGGAGGCCCACAATATACCTAGAAG GTTCCACCCTCCTGCTGTTGTGGGAGTGATGGGCAGTGCAGCAGCTTCAGCTAAGctcctagccctctccccagcccagTGTGTCCACTCTCTGGCTATCGCTGCCTCCTCCGCGGGGGCCCCCATGGCCAATGCAGCTACCCAGACCAAACCCCTCCACACTGGCAATGCCGCCCGCAGAGGCCTGGAGGCCGCCAAGCTCGCCCTGCTGGGGCTGGAGGGAAGTCAGGCCATCCTGGATCTCGAGTCCGGCTTCGGGGTCTTCTACTCAGACTATAGTCCCTCGgagatccctgggactaatggtggttgtggtggtgggttTCGATGGGTTTTGGAGGAGCAGGACGTGGCCATCAAGCGCTTCCCGGCCCACCTGGGAATGCACTGGGTGGTGGATGCCGCCTTGGAAGCCCGGGCTAAGCTTGGAGCCTCCGGAGAACCTGACCTCTGTAAGGTCCAGAAGGTGGTGCTCCGAGTGCCTCCCTCCAGGTACATTGACTGCCCCTTCCCAGCCATGGAGCACCAGGCCAGGCATTCATTTCAGTTTAATGCCTGCTCAGCCCTGCTGGACAACCAGGTGTCCGTGAACTCCTTCAGCGGGCCTCAGATAGACAGGCCGGCCTTGAGGGAGCTCCTGGCCAAGGTCAGAGTCGAGAACCCCCAAGACAACCACCCCAGCTTTGACAAGATGTACTGCGAGGTGACAGTAGAGATGGAGCATGGGGAGAGTGTCACAGCCAGGTGTGATACCTTCTACGGCCACTGGAGGAAGCCATTGACTCAGGAGGACTTAGTTGGGAAATTCGAGGCGAACGCCTCCACTGTGCTTAGCCAAGAAGCTGTGGAGAGTGTTGTGGACATTATAGGGAATATAGAGAAGTGCCCGGACTGTACGGTGCTGAGATCATATCTGCAGATGAGCAGGCCGACAACCCATCTCTTCAGAGAACACATTGGCTAA
- the cln5 gene encoding bis(monoacylglycero)phosphate synthase CLN5 isoform X1, translating into MRPTVVFTCSVLFYNLEIVHSRGDDGKQEWPIPYRRFDCRPAADSYCEAMFPFCPTGDRDGRIPYMNNWDVISVFRLQAPVWEFKYGSLLGKMHIMHDAIGFSSAETGRNYTMEWYELFQLGNCTFPHLRRETNNPFWCNQGAACFFEGIDDIHWSENGTLEKVGEISGGQFNEMALWVQDDNQTGIYYETWTVRSDPGPNATVWFDSYDCSQFVHRTYRYLTQQRAKLSSRFQTNYTKIYLYSGEPTYLGDDDSIFREPSAKTLAEDIRKFYHPFRPHQSYMDFVLSLAEAYQKVVEEKSFYLYYNFEYWHLPMKSPYVQITYEEVPLP; encoded by the exons ATGAGACCAACGGTGGTTTTTACGTGTTCAGTCCTATTTTACAATTTGGAGATTGTACATTCCCGAGGTGACGATGGAAAGCAAGAATGGCCGATTCCTTACAG GCGATTTGATTGTCGTCCCGCTGCGGACTCGTACTGTGAAGCCATGTTCCCCTTCTGTCCCACCGGCGACAGGGATGGCCGGATCCCCTACATGAATAACTGGGATGTCATCTCGGTATTTCGACTGCAAGCTCCAGTGTGGGAGTTTAAATATGGATCATTGCTGGGGAAAATG CATATCATGCATGATGCCATTGGGTTCAGCAGTGCTGAAACGGGGAGAAACTACACCATGGAGTGGTATGAACTCTTCCAGCTGGGCAACTGCACCTTCCCTCACCTGAGACGTGAGACTAACAACCCCTTCTGGTGCAACCAGGGAGCTGCATGCTTCTTTGAGGGGATTGATGACATCCACTGGTCTGAGAATGGTACCTTGGAGAAAGTGGGAGAGATCTCAG GTGGCCAGTTCAACGAGATGGCCTTGTGGGTCCAGGACGACAACCAGACTGGGATTTATTATGAGACGTGGACGGTCCGCTCAGACCCCGGCCCCAACGCCACCGTGTGGTTTGACTCCTACGACTGCTCTCAGTTCGTCCATCGCACCTACAGGTATCTTACGCAACAGCGAGCCAAGCTGTCCAGCCGATTCCAGACCAACTACACTAAGATCTACCTGTACAGTGGGGAGCCGACCTACTTGGGGGATGATGATTCTATCTTCAGGGAGCCTTCTGCGAAGACCCTGGCTGAAGACATCCGCAAGTTCTATCACCCTTTCCGACCACACCAGTCATACATGGACTTTGTCCTCAGTCTCGCGGAGGCTtatcagaaggtggtagaggagaAGAGCTTCTACTTGTACTATAACTTTGAATATTGGCACTTACCCATGAAATCTCCATATGTGCAGATCACATATGAGGAAGTGCCTTTGCCGTAA
- the cln5 gene encoding bis(monoacylglycero)phosphate synthase CLN5 isoform X2 translates to MRPTVVFTCSVLFYNLEIVHSRGDDGKQEWPIPYRDGRIPYMNNWDVISVFRLQAPVWEFKYGSLLGKMHIMHDAIGFSSAETGRNYTMEWYELFQLGNCTFPHLRRETNNPFWCNQGAACFFEGIDDIHWSENGTLEKVGEISGGQFNEMALWVQDDNQTGIYYETWTVRSDPGPNATVWFDSYDCSQFVHRTYRYLTQQRAKLSSRFQTNYTKIYLYSGEPTYLGDDDSIFREPSAKTLAEDIRKFYHPFRPHQSYMDFVLSLAEAYQKVVEEKSFYLYYNFEYWHLPMKSPYVQITYEEVPLP, encoded by the exons ATGAGACCAACGGTGGTTTTTACGTGTTCAGTCCTATTTTACAATTTGGAGATTGTACATTCCCGAGGTGACGATGGAAAGCAAGAATGGCCGATTCCTTACAG GGATGGCCGGATCCCCTACATGAATAACTGGGATGTCATCTCGGTATTTCGACTGCAAGCTCCAGTGTGGGAGTTTAAATATGGATCATTGCTGGGGAAAATG CATATCATGCATGATGCCATTGGGTTCAGCAGTGCTGAAACGGGGAGAAACTACACCATGGAGTGGTATGAACTCTTCCAGCTGGGCAACTGCACCTTCCCTCACCTGAGACGTGAGACTAACAACCCCTTCTGGTGCAACCAGGGAGCTGCATGCTTCTTTGAGGGGATTGATGACATCCACTGGTCTGAGAATGGTACCTTGGAGAAAGTGGGAGAGATCTCAG GTGGCCAGTTCAACGAGATGGCCTTGTGGGTCCAGGACGACAACCAGACTGGGATTTATTATGAGACGTGGACGGTCCGCTCAGACCCCGGCCCCAACGCCACCGTGTGGTTTGACTCCTACGACTGCTCTCAGTTCGTCCATCGCACCTACAGGTATCTTACGCAACAGCGAGCCAAGCTGTCCAGCCGATTCCAGACCAACTACACTAAGATCTACCTGTACAGTGGGGAGCCGACCTACTTGGGGGATGATGATTCTATCTTCAGGGAGCCTTCTGCGAAGACCCTGGCTGAAGACATCCGCAAGTTCTATCACCCTTTCCGACCACACCAGTCATACATGGACTTTGTCCTCAGTCTCGCGGAGGCTtatcagaaggtggtagaggagaAGAGCTTCTACTTGTACTATAACTTTGAATATTGGCACTTACCCATGAAATCTCCATATGTGCAGATCACATATGAGGAAGTGCCTTTGCCGTAA